One window of the Shewanella maritima genome contains the following:
- a CDS encoding chemotaxis protein CheA, with amino-acid sequence MSFDVDEEILQDFLIEAGEILELLQEQLVALENNPDDSDLLNAIFRGFHTVKGGAGFLSLTPMVDVCHEAENTFDLLRTGKRHVNSELMDIILQAVDSINSMFEQTQQGIEQDPAEPELLEKLKLLSSGEPLPSEMGGDVESTVVEPEPIPEPEPEPAPEPTPEPQANEGEGGIDEIDESEFEALLDALHGEGGSPSNTKEQPVAEPASSSAVADDEITDDEFEALLDELHGSGSFKTSDAKPAEVEQPPMVDADDITDDEFEALLDELHGKGGAPKAVDAEPKSEPAKAAPAPSTPAAKAPEPKAAPQPTPAPKAAPTPAAKAPAKAAPKPEPAKDKAAKGQAPTIPQGETTVRVDTSRLDQIMNMVGELVLVRNRLVSLGITREDEEMSKALANLDLVTADLQGAVMKTRMQPIKKVFGRFPRVVRDLARSLDKEIDLVMVGEDTDLDKNLVEALADPLVHLVRNSVDHGIEMPLTREANGKPRTGTITLSASQEGDHILLKIEDDGAGMDAQKLKEIAISRGVLDEDAAARMTDNEAYNLIFAPGFSTKVEISDISGRGVGMDVVKTRITQLNGTVHIDSVQGKGTVLEIKVPLTLAIMPTLMVDVAKQVFALPLSSVNEIFHLDLTKTNIVDGQLTVIVRDKAVPLFYLEHWLRRDQSSFKHGDKQHGHVVIVQLGTMQIGFVVDALIGQEEVVIKPLGSMLQGTPGMAGATITSDGGIALILDVPGLLKHYAKNK; translated from the coding sequence ATGTCCTTTGATGTCGATGAAGAGATACTGCAGGACTTTTTAATTGAAGCGGGTGAAATCCTTGAGCTTCTACAAGAGCAATTAGTTGCGCTTGAAAATAATCCTGACGATAGTGATTTATTAAACGCCATTTTCCGTGGGTTCCACACGGTTAAAGGTGGTGCAGGCTTTTTGAGTCTTACACCTATGGTTGATGTCTGTCATGAGGCAGAAAATACCTTCGACCTGTTAAGAACCGGTAAACGCCACGTCAACTCTGAGTTGATGGACATTATTTTGCAAGCTGTTGATTCGATTAACAGCATGTTTGAACAAACTCAGCAAGGTATCGAGCAAGATCCAGCAGAACCAGAACTATTAGAAAAGCTTAAACTGCTGAGCTCTGGCGAGCCGCTGCCTTCTGAAATGGGAGGTGATGTAGAGTCTACTGTCGTAGAACCCGAGCCCATCCCAGAGCCTGAGCCAGAACCTGCCCCTGAACCTACTCCGGAGCCTCAGGCTAATGAAGGGGAAGGTGGCATTGATGAAATTGATGAATCCGAGTTTGAAGCGTTACTCGATGCTCTGCATGGTGAAGGCGGTAGTCCATCAAATACGAAAGAGCAGCCGGTGGCTGAACCTGCAAGTTCGTCAGCGGTCGCTGATGATGAAATCACAGATGATGAATTTGAAGCTTTATTAGATGAGTTACATGGTTCAGGTAGCTTCAAGACCAGTGATGCTAAGCCTGCTGAGGTCGAGCAACCACCTATGGTGGATGCTGACGATATTACCGACGATGAATTTGAAGCGCTGTTAGACGAGCTACACGGTAAGGGCGGTGCACCAAAAGCCGTCGATGCTGAACCTAAGTCTGAACCAGCAAAAGCCGCTCCTGCGCCTAGTACGCCAGCAGCTAAAGCACCTGAGCCTAAAGCAGCTCCACAACCAACACCTGCGCCAAAAGCAGCACCAACTCCTGCAGCAAAAGCGCCAGCAAAAGCTGCGCCTAAACCTGAGCCCGCCAAAGATAAAGCGGCCAAAGGTCAAGCGCCAACGATACCTCAAGGTGAAACCACAGTTCGTGTAGATACTTCTCGTCTAGACCAGATTATGAACATGGTTGGTGAGCTGGTATTAGTGCGTAACCGATTAGTAAGTCTAGGCATTACTCGTGAAGATGAAGAAATGAGTAAGGCGCTAGCTAACCTTGATTTGGTGACAGCAGATCTTCAAGGCGCGGTAATGAAAACCCGCATGCAGCCAATTAAGAAAGTATTTGGCCGTTTCCCAAGGGTTGTTCGCGATTTAGCGCGCTCGCTCGATAAAGAAATTGATTTAGTCATGGTGGGTGAGGACACTGACCTTGATAAAAACTTAGTTGAAGCGCTAGCCGATCCGCTCGTTCATTTAGTTCGCAACTCAGTGGATCACGGCATTGAAATGCCGCTCACACGTGAGGCAAATGGTAAGCCAAGAACCGGTACCATTACCTTGTCTGCAAGTCAGGAAGGTGACCATATTCTTCTAAAGATTGAAGATGACGGCGCCGGTATGGACGCGCAAAAGCTCAAAGAGATTGCGATTAGCCGCGGCGTGTTAGATGAAGATGCCGCAGCGCGCATGACGGACAATGAAGCATATAACTTAATCTTTGCTCCAGGCTTCTCAACTAAAGTAGAAATTTCAGACATCTCAGGCCGTGGTGTAGGTATGGATGTGGTGAAAACCCGCATCACCCAGCTAAATGGTACTGTTCACATTGATTCAGTGCAGGGTAAAGGTACGGTACTTGAAATTAAAGTGCCGTTAACGCTAGCAATTATGCCAACCCTGATGGTTGATGTTGCTAAGCAAGTATTTGCCCTGCCGTTATCTAGCGTGAATGAGATTTTCCACCTAGATCTAACCAAGACCAATATTGTCGATGGTCAGCTAACCGTGATTGTTCGCGATAAAGCCGTACCTTTATTCTATCTTGAACATTGGTTGCGTCGTGACCAAAGCTCGTTCAAACATGGCGACAAACAGCACGGTCATGTGGTGATTGTACAACTGGGTACCATGCAAATCGGTTTCGTTGTCGATGCCCTTATTGGTCAAGAAGAGGTGGTAATTAAGCCTCTTGGCAGCATGTTACAAGGTACGCCAGGTATGGCGGGGGCAACCATTACCTCTGATGGTGGTATCGCGTTAATCCTTGACGTGCCAGGGCTATTAAAGCATTACGCTAAAAACAAATAA